The following coding sequences are from one Cystobacter fuscus DSM 2262 window:
- a CDS encoding DUF2381 family protein, producing MASSALARDMEEKLTIRTLKVPAHPDQEAPSIYVSGQVVTTLRLENEVNPAKTKFLAWEGRFETPLVGGKKVVLEPLRDLDDGEALPLIVTLVDGTEFTFLVKPKSREDWGWIDYQVNVFKDHDSYNAVLSSLYDSLNRERDLREENERFKKEENSVDHAYAILLANGQVKKTPFRRVRFWRSKNEDMDTRVEVFEGPGKAAVVIHLKNTYYGEPWRLDGAYLTRDLTSYTARPFALRMDRNEIAPGQSGKIAVVVDKSAFQTDHGQLADLALQLFRGDGLLQVAVAMDHTLIRQ from the coding sequence ATGGCTTCCTCGGCACTGGCCAGGGACATGGAAGAAAAGCTCACGATTCGGACCCTCAAGGTGCCGGCCCATCCAGACCAAGAGGCGCCGTCCATCTACGTTTCCGGACAGGTGGTGACGACTCTCCGCCTCGAGAACGAGGTCAACCCAGCGAAGACGAAGTTCTTGGCATGGGAGGGGCGTTTCGAGACTCCACTCGTAGGCGGCAAGAAGGTGGTTCTAGAGCCGCTGCGTGACCTCGACGACGGCGAGGCGCTGCCCCTGATCGTGACACTCGTTGACGGAACGGAATTCACGTTCCTTGTGAAGCCCAAGAGCCGGGAGGACTGGGGATGGATCGACTATCAGGTCAACGTGTTCAAGGACCACGACAGCTACAACGCGGTCCTCTCGTCCCTCTATGATTCCCTCAACCGCGAACGCGATCTGCGCGAGGAGAACGAGCGGTTCAAGAAGGAAGAGAACTCCGTCGATCATGCCTACGCGATCCTCCTCGCGAACGGACAGGTGAAGAAGACACCGTTTCGCCGCGTGAGATTCTGGCGCTCGAAAAACGAGGATATGGACACGAGGGTCGAGGTCTTCGAGGGCCCCGGGAAGGCGGCGGTCGTGATTCACCTGAAGAACACCTACTACGGCGAGCCCTGGAGGCTCGACGGCGCATACCTGACCCGCGACCTCACCAGCTACACGGCACGGCCCTTTGCGCTTCGTATGGACCGGAACGAAATCGCACCCGGTCAGTCGGGGAAGATCGCGGTCGTTGTGGACAAAAGCGCCTTCCAGACAGACCACGGGCAACTCGCCGATCTGGCCCTCCAGCTCTTCCGTGGGGACGGTCTACTACAGGTGGCCGTTGCGATGGATCACACGCTGATTCGGCAGTAG
- a CDS encoding YhfC family intramembrane metalloprotease has protein sequence MSGLDVRLIVSFCLVIAFDLAMPLLVALWARRWLGFAWKTVGVGALAFALSQLLTRVPAVQVIQYLLREELKNSQTLLSLWFVVLSLTAGLFEETARLIAFKYPLKDFRRWRDAVGFGIGHGGLEATLLVGGMAIIGLINVVVLSRMDLSTLPLPAEQLEQVRAAKAQVAALRWWEPLLGAYERVWALAFHIAMSVLVLQRFLRDQRRWYWLALGLHTLFNLSSVLVARAAGNVAAEGVVTVFGLLSLWIILRLREKGEGDGPATGPVPP, from the coding sequence GCTCGTCGCGCTGTGGGCACGGCGCTGGCTGGGCTTCGCCTGGAAGACGGTCGGCGTGGGAGCGCTGGCCTTCGCCCTGTCACAACTGCTGACACGCGTGCCCGCGGTGCAGGTGATTCAGTACCTCCTGCGCGAGGAGCTGAAGAACTCCCAGACCTTGCTCTCCCTCTGGTTCGTCGTCCTGTCCCTGACCGCCGGGCTGTTCGAGGAGACGGCGCGGCTCATCGCCTTCAAATACCCGCTCAAGGACTTCCGGCGCTGGCGCGACGCGGTGGGGTTCGGCATCGGCCATGGCGGGCTGGAGGCGACCCTCCTGGTGGGAGGGATGGCCATCATCGGGCTCATCAACGTGGTGGTGCTCTCACGGATGGATCTCTCCACCCTTCCACTGCCCGCGGAGCAGCTCGAGCAGGTCCGTGCCGCGAAGGCCCAGGTGGCCGCGCTGCGCTGGTGGGAGCCCCTGCTGGGCGCCTACGAGCGGGTGTGGGCCCTGGCGTTTCACATCGCGATGAGCGTGCTGGTCCTCCAGCGCTTCCTCCGCGACCAACGCCGCTGGTACTGGCTGGCCCTGGGCCTCCATACCCTGTTCAACCTGAGCTCCGTCCTGGTGGCGCGAGCCGCGGGCAACGTGGCCGCCGAGGGCGTCGTCACGGTGTTTGGCCTGCTGTCGCTGTGGATCATCCTGCGGCTGCGCGAGAAGGGCGAAGGGGACGGGCCGGCAACCGGGCCCGTCCCCCCTTGA
- a CDS encoding (2Fe-2S)-binding protein: MALHHFLLNGQTVSLEAPEDMPLLWVLRDVFGVTGPKYGCGVGVCGACTSHLNGHAFRPCIQPVGGVHGQRVTTIEGLGGGEAPHPVQQAWIDEDVAQCGFCQPGQIMAAVALLQSHPQPTDADIDAAMSDNVCRCGTYVRIRSAIKRAALLLRASPRP; the protein is encoded by the coding sequence ATGGCCCTGCACCACTTCCTCCTCAATGGCCAGACGGTGTCCCTGGAAGCCCCGGAGGACATGCCCCTCTTGTGGGTGCTGCGCGACGTGTTCGGTGTCACCGGGCCCAAGTACGGCTGCGGCGTGGGCGTGTGTGGGGCCTGCACCAGCCACCTGAACGGGCACGCCTTCCGCCCCTGCATCCAGCCCGTGGGCGGCGTCCACGGCCAGCGGGTGACCACCATCGAAGGGCTCGGCGGCGGCGAGGCGCCGCACCCCGTGCAGCAGGCGTGGATCGATGAGGACGTCGCCCAGTGTGGCTTCTGTCAGCCGGGGCAGATCATGGCCGCGGTGGCGCTGCTCCAGAGTCACCCTCAGCCCACGGACGCGGACATCGACGCGGCCATGAGCGACAACGTGTGCCGGTGCGGCACCTATGTCCGCATCCGCTCGGCCATCAAACGCGCGGCCTTGCTGTTACGCGCCTCGCCTCGGCCCTGA
- a CDS encoding O-methyltransferase — MSISYPSGLRELLEELETFGERNDATTTERASRMLNITPETGVFLSVLVRSMSARNILEIGTSNGYSTVWLASAAAAVGGRVTTLDVDARKTQLAIHNLRRAGLEHVVEPLTGDAGVHLARGAAGSWDFIFLDADRKPYATWWPDLWRGLRPNGLLVVDNAVSHAAEMEPLVERIRQEPGATQVLVPVGKGELMVLKATMREPGGTSPG, encoded by the coding sequence ATGTCCATCTCGTACCCTTCAGGCCTGCGCGAGCTGCTGGAAGAGCTCGAAACCTTCGGAGAGCGCAACGACGCGACCACCACGGAGCGCGCGTCGAGGATGCTCAACATCACGCCGGAGACGGGCGTGTTCCTCTCGGTCCTCGTGCGCTCGATGTCCGCCCGGAACATCCTGGAGATCGGGACCTCCAACGGCTACTCCACGGTGTGGCTCGCGTCGGCGGCCGCCGCGGTGGGTGGCCGGGTCACGACGCTCGACGTGGATGCCCGGAAGACGCAGCTCGCGATCCACAACCTGCGCCGGGCGGGCCTCGAGCACGTGGTGGAGCCGCTCACCGGGGACGCGGGCGTCCATCTGGCCCGCGGAGCCGCCGGGAGCTGGGACTTCATCTTCCTCGACGCGGACCGCAAGCCCTACGCCACGTGGTGGCCCGACCTGTGGCGCGGACTGCGGCCCAACGGTCTGCTCGTGGTGGACAACGCCGTCAGTCACGCGGCGGAGATGGAGCCGCTGGTGGAGCGGATCCGCCAGGAGCCGGGCGCGACGCAAGTCCTGGTCCCCGTGGGCAAGGGCGAGCTCATGGTCCTCAAGGCCACCATGCGTGAGCCAGGCGGCACTTCGCCTGGATGA
- a CDS encoding IPT/TIG domain-containing protein, translating into MSQLVILGVDVDYAGTTLYINGENFTNGAGPVVKLAGVPARVLSSKDTELAVSLPTTFLGAVGSYVLTVSTGTLPVQNDVLAVTLGASGPRGPIGPQGAQGPKGDTGVAGPQGPKGEQGLTGATGATGPQGLKGDTGVAGPQGLRGDRGLTGATGAAGPQGLKGDTGSQGPAGSPGQSGIITAIYTAQQTGDVNVTGLQWTSVPGTTVNFVLPKRSTVDLDANGSVTGLPGNQGNFSHCGFRFLVDNISYGEPSWGDVVVGCGVGGKTAGWWCPWTIRRTLQLEAGNHAVTVQQTGWAGTTNGCSSTAVDYSAARFRAVIR; encoded by the coding sequence GTGTCCCAGTTGGTCATTCTGGGGGTGGATGTGGATTACGCGGGCACGACGCTCTACATCAATGGGGAGAACTTCACCAACGGGGCCGGCCCGGTCGTCAAACTGGCCGGAGTTCCGGCTCGCGTCCTATCCTCGAAGGACACCGAACTCGCGGTCTCCCTGCCGACGACGTTCCTGGGCGCCGTGGGCTCCTATGTCCTGACCGTGTCCACGGGGACTCTGCCGGTCCAGAACGATGTGCTCGCGGTGACCCTGGGAGCGTCAGGCCCCCGAGGACCGATCGGCCCCCAGGGAGCACAGGGGCCCAAGGGAGACACGGGCGTCGCGGGTCCGCAAGGGCCCAAGGGCGAACAGGGCCTCACCGGGGCTACGGGCGCCACGGGCCCTCAGGGCCTCAAAGGAGACACGGGCGTCGCGGGTCCGCAGGGGCTCAGGGGTGACCGGGGTCTCACCGGGGCCACGGGCGCCGCGGGTCCGCAGGGCCTCAAGGGTGACACGGGTTCCCAAGGGCCCGCTGGGTCTCCGGGCCAATCAGGGATTATTACCGCCATCTACACGGCTCAGCAGACCGGCGATGTCAATGTGACCGGACTGCAGTGGACCTCGGTCCCTGGCACGACCGTCAACTTCGTCCTCCCGAAGAGGTCAACGGTTGATCTCGATGCCAACGGTTCTGTTACTGGGCTTCCTGGAAACCAGGGCAATTTCTCCCACTGCGGCTTTCGATTTCTCGTGGATAACATCTCCTATGGAGAACCTTCCTGGGGAGATGTGGTTGTGGGATGTGGAGTGGGGGGCAAAACCGCAGGCTGGTGGTGCCCGTGGACCATTCGCCGGACGCTTCAGTTGGAAGCCGGAAATCATGCCGTCACTGTTCAACAAACGGGTTGGGCTGGAACGACCAACGGCTGTTCGAGTACCGCTGTTGATTACTCGGCTGCTCGTTTCCGTGCCGTCATTCGCTGA
- a CDS encoding xanthine dehydrogenase family protein molybdopterin-binding subunit, translated as MADTPKPDTTFVEVHIDRRRLLTWMVAAPTLVIAARLGPEAAAAQTAAATFDLFLALHPDGRIALTMPRTETGQGISTGMAMLVAEELDANLSSVDVRSADADPRWLVQLTGLSTTMRYLADPARAAAACARARLITAAAHRWHLPASSLTTAQGEVLAPDGRRAGYGTLAHEAARILIPEVSPRPKSPSAYTLVGQPTGRADARALVTGAARFTLDLPHPEAVCTVVARPPTLRGTVRSFDASAALALPGVVGVVPLPHGVAVAAGNFAQALAARDALNISWQPGPAAGLSDANIRATLEARLGPRPLPPLFTTRTLEARFDFPYLAHAPLETQDCVARVVGDSAEVWLGAQDPQFTQREVATALGWALTPGRVQVHPQRAGGAFGRRFFSEPAIEAALVSRALGRTVRLMWTRNDDMRQGRYRPASHHRLLAWVGPGGGVLGYNHQAVIPTLDFSHGFGDLATSLGSELSPELASEAFFLLTQQVSYRLGLVSQQLLQVSLPIPTASFRSVYSSQVVVANEVFLDEVARELGVDAVQWRRSRLTSSRLLAVLDTVAREGQWGRALPPGVAQGVAVHEEWNSAVAHLVEVDTRGPTPRVTRVTVAADVGLPINPRSVEAQLQGATVDAFSTTLSAGLHLDAGAVREGSYADYKWLRMRDTPADIRVHLVRSDDRVGGVGELGYPTAAAALSNALARATGVMPTRFPILDSGA; from the coding sequence ATGGCCGACACTCCGAAGCCAGACACGACCTTTGTCGAGGTCCACATCGACCGGCGACGACTGCTCACCTGGATGGTGGCCGCGCCCACGCTGGTGATCGCGGCGCGGCTGGGGCCCGAGGCCGCCGCGGCCCAGACCGCCGCCGCCACCTTCGATCTCTTCCTCGCCCTGCATCCGGATGGCCGCATCGCGCTCACGATGCCCCGCACCGAGACCGGCCAGGGCATCTCCACCGGCATGGCCATGCTCGTGGCCGAGGAGCTCGACGCGAACCTCTCCAGCGTGGACGTGCGCTCGGCGGACGCGGACCCCCGTTGGCTCGTGCAGCTCACGGGCCTGTCCACCACGATGCGCTACCTCGCCGACCCCGCGCGCGCCGCCGCCGCGTGCGCCCGCGCCCGGCTCATCACCGCCGCCGCCCACCGCTGGCACCTGCCCGCCTCGAGTCTCACCACCGCCCAGGGCGAGGTGCTCGCTCCCGATGGGCGCCGGGCGGGCTATGGGACGCTCGCCCACGAGGCCGCCCGGATACTCATCCCCGAGGTCTCGCCCCGGCCCAAGTCTCCGAGCGCGTATACCCTCGTCGGCCAGCCCACGGGGCGGGCCGATGCGCGCGCGCTCGTCACCGGCGCCGCGCGCTTCACGCTCGACCTGCCCCACCCCGAGGCCGTCTGTACCGTGGTGGCCCGGCCTCCCACACTCCGGGGGACGGTGCGGTCCTTTGACGCCTCGGCCGCGCTCGCCCTGCCCGGCGTCGTGGGCGTGGTGCCGCTCCCCCATGGCGTGGCGGTCGCCGCGGGCAACTTCGCCCAGGCCCTGGCGGCGCGCGACGCCCTGAACATCTCCTGGCAACCGGGTCCCGCCGCGGGCCTGTCCGACGCGAACATCCGGGCCACGCTCGAGGCCCGACTCGGTCCCCGGCCCCTGCCGCCCCTGTTCACCACGCGCACGCTCGAAGCCCGCTTCGACTTCCCCTACCTCGCGCACGCGCCCCTGGAGACCCAGGACTGCGTCGCCCGCGTCGTGGGCGACAGCGCCGAGGTATGGCTCGGCGCGCAGGATCCCCAGTTCACCCAGCGCGAGGTCGCCACGGCGCTCGGCTGGGCCCTGACGCCCGGGCGCGTCCAGGTCCACCCCCAGCGCGCGGGCGGCGCCTTCGGCCGGCGGTTCTTCTCCGAGCCCGCTATCGAGGCCGCGCTCGTGTCGCGGGCGCTCGGCCGGACGGTGCGGCTGATGTGGACGCGCAACGACGACATGCGCCAGGGCCGCTACCGCCCCGCCAGCCATCACCGGCTCCTCGCCTGGGTGGGCCCCGGCGGCGGCGTGCTCGGCTACAACCACCAGGCCGTCATCCCCACCCTGGATTTCTCGCATGGCTTCGGGGACCTGGCCACGTCCCTGGGCAGCGAACTGTCTCCCGAGCTCGCCAGCGAGGCCTTCTTCCTGCTCACCCAGCAGGTGTCCTACCGCCTGGGCCTGGTGAGCCAGCAGCTGCTCCAGGTCTCGCTGCCCATCCCCACGGCCTCGTTCCGCTCCGTCTACAGCAGCCAGGTCGTGGTGGCCAACGAGGTCTTCCTGGACGAGGTGGCGCGCGAGCTCGGTGTGGACGCCGTGCAGTGGCGGCGCTCGCGGCTCACCTCGAGCCGGCTCCTGGCGGTGCTGGACACGGTGGCGCGCGAGGGCCAGTGGGGCCGTGCGCTGCCCCCCGGGGTGGCGCAGGGCGTGGCCGTGCACGAGGAGTGGAACAGCGCCGTGGCCCACCTCGTCGAGGTGGACACCCGTGGGCCCACGCCCCGCGTGACGCGCGTCACCGTGGCCGCCGATGTCGGCCTGCCCATCAATCCCCGGAGCGTCGAGGCCCAATTGCAGGGCGCCACCGTGGACGCCTTCTCCACGACGCTGAGCGCGGGGCTGCACCTGGACGCGGGCGCGGTGCGCGAGGGCAGCTATGCCGACTACAAGTGGCTGCGCATGAGGGACACGCCCGCGGACATCCGCGTCCACCTCGTGCGCTCGGATGACCGCGTGGGCGGAGTGGGCGAGCTGGGCTACCCCACCGCCGCCGCCGCCCTGTCCAACGCCCTCGCTCGGGCCACGGGCGTCATGCCCACCCGCTTTCCCATTCTCGATTCCGGAGCCTGA
- a CDS encoding transposase, which translates to MLRPSAEVNEVVGGVLARAVQQSADTVRLHAFTFVSNHFHLLVWARGAALASFMQYLRSNLSKKVGRLVDWSGGFWERRYSAEPVLDDTALVGRLRYVLAHGVKEGLVERSAEWPGLTCLPQLLGSARRLFRWFNWTKR; encoded by the coding sequence TTGCTGCGTCCCAGCGCGGAGGTGAACGAGGTGGTGGGAGGCGTGCTGGCGCGAGCCGTCCAGCAGAGCGCGGACACCGTCCGGCTGCACGCCTTCACCTTTGTTTCCAACCACTTCCACCTGCTGGTGTGGGCGCGGGGAGCCGCGCTCGCCTCCTTCATGCAGTACCTGCGCTCCAACCTGTCCAAGAAGGTGGGCAGGCTGGTGGACTGGAGTGGCGGCTTCTGGGAGAGGCGGTACTCGGCGGAGCCGGTGCTGGACGACACGGCGCTGGTGGGCCGGCTGCGCTACGTGCTGGCCCACGGGGTGAAGGAGGGGCTGGTGGAGAGGAGCGCCGAGTGGCCGGGCCTGACGTGTCTGCCGCAGTTGCTGGGGTCCGCGCGGCGGCTGTTCCGGTGGTTCAACTGGACGAAGCGCTGA
- a CDS encoding LamG-like jellyroll fold domain-containing protein, producing MHLSSNLVVLGLMATATPAAHAAEYYVSPNGSDSNPGTESFPWRQISRANAAVVAGDTVKVAPGDYDGGFTTSINGKATARITYVSTTRWGARINVDPNPISQKKDHGWKNTGEYVTIDGFEIDGTAENTWRFGIYSSGNHSLITRNHVHHIADEYPECSNAGGAGIEGDNWYIPGDVVDNIDITDNLIHHIGPFAKAPCNYYQGIYLIAGGKIKNNIVYKVVSWGMSSWHDAGNNDIANNVVTDCGSGGIALGAGGSGSTSTSGDYFNVSNNIVYKNSNYGIVEGSGSILGTHNTYTNNLVRDSGTNWRLLKQESIDSQTKGNNISAEPLFMGYIAGGGGDYHLQSGSLARNAGSATYAPPADFDGVARPQETAIDIGAYEFHAASASGPTLGWKFDEGRGSSISDSSGNANTGTLQGDSSWVAGRLGYAVNLGSTGKVVLNTSTPVDVTTGDFSLSGWVYLNALPSAWSSIINKGGSGSAGYGLEVDSANRLTASLQGASGTNQHVIGLTVLAPGQWYHAAAVFKRNDKIYLYLNGELQTSATYAPGNTSSLSNTKAFTLGTYSNANTWHLPGRVDAVRMYHRALTAAEVSALYSNGN from the coding sequence TTGCACCTGTCCTCGAACCTTGTCGTCCTCGGCCTCATGGCCACCGCTACCCCGGCGGCCCATGCCGCCGAATACTACGTCTCCCCCAATGGCTCGGATTCGAACCCTGGCACGGAGTCCTTCCCCTGGCGTCAGATCAGTCGTGCGAACGCGGCGGTGGTCGCCGGCGACACGGTGAAGGTCGCGCCCGGCGACTATGACGGCGGGTTCACAACGAGCATCAACGGCAAAGCCACGGCGCGCATCACCTATGTTTCCACCACCCGATGGGGGGCCAGGATCAACGTCGATCCCAATCCCATAAGCCAGAAAAAGGACCATGGGTGGAAGAATACCGGTGAGTATGTGACGATCGACGGCTTCGAGATCGATGGCACGGCCGAAAACACCTGGCGTTTCGGCATCTACTCCAGTGGCAATCACAGCTTGATCACGCGCAACCACGTGCACCACATCGCCGATGAATACCCGGAATGCTCCAACGCCGGAGGCGCGGGCATCGAAGGCGACAACTGGTACATACCGGGAGACGTCGTCGACAACATCGACATCACGGACAACCTCATCCATCACATCGGGCCATTCGCGAAGGCCCCCTGCAACTACTATCAAGGCATCTATCTCATTGCCGGCGGGAAGATCAAGAACAACATCGTCTACAAGGTTGTGTCCTGGGGCATGTCGAGCTGGCACGACGCTGGCAATAATGACATCGCGAACAATGTCGTCACCGACTGCGGCTCCGGCGGGATCGCCCTGGGCGCTGGCGGCTCCGGCTCGACGTCCACCTCCGGCGATTACTTCAACGTCTCGAACAACATCGTCTACAAGAACTCGAACTACGGCATCGTCGAGGGGAGCGGATCGATCCTCGGCACTCACAACACGTATACGAACAACCTGGTTCGTGACAGCGGCACCAACTGGCGGTTGCTCAAGCAGGAGTCGATCGATAGCCAGACGAAGGGAAACAACATCTCCGCCGAGCCGCTGTTCATGGGCTACATCGCTGGCGGCGGGGGAGACTACCACCTCCAGAGCGGCTCGCTCGCGCGCAACGCCGGTTCCGCCACCTATGCTCCCCCGGCGGACTTCGACGGGGTTGCCCGCCCGCAGGAAACCGCGATTGATATTGGCGCCTATGAGTTTCATGCCGCCAGTGCCTCCGGGCCCACGCTCGGGTGGAAGTTCGACGAAGGCCGTGGCAGTTCCATCAGCGACTCCAGCGGCAATGCCAATACCGGCACACTCCAGGGCGACTCCTCGTGGGTGGCCGGCCGCCTCGGCTACGCGGTAAACCTCGGGAGCACCGGGAAGGTGGTCCTGAACACGTCCACCCCCGTCGATGTCACCACCGGAGACTTCTCGCTCAGTGGCTGGGTGTACCTCAATGCCTTGCCGTCCGCCTGGTCCTCCATCATCAACAAGGGCGGCTCCGGCTCCGCCGGCTATGGTCTGGAGGTGGACTCGGCCAACCGGCTCACGGCGAGTCTGCAGGGCGCGAGCGGCACCAATCAGCATGTGATTGGCCTCACCGTGCTCGCGCCAGGCCAATGGTATCATGCCGCCGCGGTGTTCAAGCGCAACGACAAGATCTACCTCTATCTCAACGGTGAGCTCCAAACCTCGGCCACCTACGCGCCCGGCAATACCAGCAGCCTGTCCAACACCAAGGCCTTCACCCTCGGGACCTATTCCAACGCGAACACCTGGCATTTGCCGGGTCGAGTGGACGCGGTGAGAATGTACCACCGCGCGCTCACCGCCGCCGAGGTGAGCGCTCTCTACTCCAACGGGAATTGA